The Synechococcus sp. RS9916 DNA segment GCAGCCGACCATGGTCTGAAAGTGGCGATTCTTGAATCCCGCGACATGGGCGGCACCTGCGTCAACCGCGGTTGCGTTCCATCCAAGGCTCTGCTGGCAGCAAGCGGCAGGGTGCGGGAATTGGCCGATGCCGACCACCTTCAGGGCTTTGGCATCCACTCCGCCCCCGTGCGGTTTGAACGCCAGAAACTGGCCGATCACGCCAATCAACTGGTGGCGACGATCCGCTCCAACCTCACCAAAACCCTGGAGCGCGCTGGGGTCACCATCATCCGTGGCAAAGGCCGCCTCGAGGGTCCTCAGAAAGTTGGGGTCCGAGAGATCAGCGGTGTCGATCGGGTGCTCAGCGCCCGTGACGTGATCATCGCCACTGGATCAGACCCCTTCGTGCCTCCTGGGATCGAGACCGATGGCCGCAGCGTTTTCACCAGTGATGAGGCGGTGAACCTGGAGTGGTTGCCTCGCTGGATCGCCATCATCGGCAGCGGTTACATCGGCCTTGAATTTGCTGACGTCTACACCGCCCTGGGCTGTGAAGTGACGATGATCGAGGCGCTCGATCGCGTAATGCCCACCTTCGATCCCGACATCGCCAAGCTGGCGGCTCGCAAGTTGATCGACGGACGCGATATCGATGCTCGCTCCGGTGTGTTGGCCAAGTCGATCAAACCGGGAGCTCCGGTGCAGATCGAACTCGTTGACATGCAGACCCGTGAGCCGGTTGAGACCCTGGAAGTGGATGCGGTGCTGGTGGCCACCGGCCGGGTCCCCAGCAGCAAGGACCTCAATCTCGAGGCCCAAGGCATCGAAACCAACCGGGGCTTCGTGCCAATCGACGACAGCATGCGGGTGCTGGTGAATGGCCAACCCGTGCCCCATCTCTGGGCCGTGGGCGATGTCACCGGAAAACTGATGCTGGCCCATACCGCTGCAGCCCAAGGCACCGTGGCCGTTGACAACATCCTCGGCAAGAGCCGTGAGATCGATTACCGCAGCATCCCTGCCGCCACCTTCACCCACCCAGAAATCAGCTCCGTCGGCCTCAGCGAGGCGGATGCCAAGCAACTCGCCACCGACAAGGGCTTTGAACTGGGCGTTGTACGCAGCTACTTCAAGGCCAACTCCAAGGCCCTCGCGGAGCTGGAAAGCGATGGTCTGATGAAGCTGCTGTTCAACAAAACCAGTGGTGAAGTGCTCGGAGCCCACATCTATGGCCTGCACGCTGCCGACCTGATTCAGGAGGTGGCCAATGCGGTGGCCCGCCGCCAGAGCGTGCGTCAGCTCGCCACAGAGGTGCACACCCATCCGACCCTGAGTGAAGTGGTGGAGGTTGCCTACAAGCAAGCCGCCCACGCCCTTGCCGCCTGAGGACCGATCGATGAACATTCGCCGCAGACCCCCGAACCCCTCAGTGCAGGTGGCGCACCTCGAGTACGGCATCCCCCACGAGGATGCTGAGCCCCGTCACATCCTCGAGAAGATCGTCTGGGAGAAAGACCGCGAGGTCGCCACGGCGCGGGAGCGCATGCCCCTCCACCAACTCAAGTCGAAGGTGGCCCAACTGCCCGCCCCACGCGACTTCCTCGCTGCGCTGCGCCAGGCCGCGATCAAACCGGCAGTGATCGCCGAGGTGAAGAAAGCCAGCCCCAGCAAGGGGGTGATCCGCGAGAACTTTGACCCCGTTGCCATTGCCAAGGCCTATGCCGCAGGCGGTGCCAGCTGTTTGTCGGTTCTCACCGACAAACAGTTCTTCCAGGGCGGCTTTGACGTGCTGGTGGATGTGCGTGATGCCGTCGACTTACCGCTGCTGTGCAAGGACTTCATCCTCACCCCTTATCAGCTGTACCAGGCTCGCGCGGCTGGGGCAGACGCAGCTCTGCTGATCGCTGCAATCCTCACCGATCAAGATCTGCGCTACCTCGCAAAAGTGGCGGCCACGCTGGGGTTGACCGTTCTGGTGGAAGTGCATGACAGCGAAGAACTGGAGAGAATTTTGAGCCTGGGAGGCTTCCCGTTGATCGGCATCAACAATCGCGATCTCACCAGTTTCGAAACCGATCTGGCCACCACAGAAACGCTCACCGCTCAATTTGGCGCTCGCCTCCAGGACCAAGGTGCCCTGCTGGTCAGTGAGTCCGGCCTGTTCCTGCGCAGCGACCTCGACCGTGTGCAACGGGCTGGTGCCGGAGCGGTGCTGGTGGGTGAAGCCCTGATGCGTCAGGACGACGTGGAAGCGGGTCTGCACACCTTGATTGCTGGCTAGGTGCCACAGGCGACTGACTGGCGTTCACCAAGCCACAAAAAAGCCCCCGCGAGAACGGGGGCTTTCGTTTGCCTTTCAACAATCAGGCAGCGGCCAGGTTGGCGGCAACGAAGTCCCAGTTGACCAGCTTTTCGAGGTAAGTGGTCATGTAGTCGGGACGACGGTTCTGATAGTCGAGGTAGTAGGCGTGCTCCCACACATCCATGGTGAGCAAGGCCTTCTGACCGTGGGCCAGGGGAAGATCGGCGTTCGCGGTCTTGGTGATCTTCAGGGTGCCGTTGTCGAGCACCAGCCAGGCCCAGCCACTGCCGAACTGGGTGGCACCGGCGGTCTTGAACTGCTCAACAAAAGCGTCGTAGCTGCCGAAGTCAGCATTGATCTTCTCGAGCAGAGCGCCGCTGGGCTGGCCACCGCCACCGGGCTTCATGCACTGCCAGTAGAAGCTGTGGTTCCAGACCTGAGCAGCGTTGTTGAACACACCGGCCTTGCTGGCATCACCGGCGACTGCGGCGATCACATCTTCCAGGCTCTTGCCGTCGAGCTCAGTGCCTTCAATCGCCTTGTTCAGGTTGGTGACGTAGGCGTTGTGGTGCTTGCCGTGGTGGAACTCCAGGGTGGAGCGGGAGATGTGAGGCTCCAGCGCATCCAGGGAGTAAGGCAGCTGGGGGAGGGTATGGGCCATGAAGAGGGCGTTCAGCGGCGGGATCCTAACGAGAGCTCCGCCGCCTTAGCCCCACAACACAAGATCAGCCCTTCACTTCGAGCAGTTCGACCTCGAAGATCAAGGTGGCGTTGGGAGGAATCACGCCGCCAGCACCACGGGCGCCGTAGCCCAGGTCAGGAGGAATCACCAGCTTGCGCTTGCCGCCCAC contains these protein-coding regions:
- the lpdA gene encoding dihydrolipoyl dehydrogenase; translated protein: MSDASFDFDVIVIGAGYGGFDAAKHAADHGLKVAILESRDMGGTCVNRGCVPSKALLAASGRVRELADADHLQGFGIHSAPVRFERQKLADHANQLVATIRSNLTKTLERAGVTIIRGKGRLEGPQKVGVREISGVDRVLSARDVIIATGSDPFVPPGIETDGRSVFTSDEAVNLEWLPRWIAIIGSGYIGLEFADVYTALGCEVTMIEALDRVMPTFDPDIAKLAARKLIDGRDIDARSGVLAKSIKPGAPVQIELVDMQTREPVETLEVDAVLVATGRVPSSKDLNLEAQGIETNRGFVPIDDSMRVLVNGQPVPHLWAVGDVTGKLMLAHTAAAQGTVAVDNILGKSREIDYRSIPAATFTHPEISSVGLSEADAKQLATDKGFELGVVRSYFKANSKALAELESDGLMKLLFNKTSGEVLGAHIYGLHAADLIQEVANAVARRQSVRQLATEVHTHPTLSEVVEVAYKQAAHALAA
- the trpC gene encoding indole-3-glycerol phosphate synthase TrpC: MNIRRRPPNPSVQVAHLEYGIPHEDAEPRHILEKIVWEKDREVATARERMPLHQLKSKVAQLPAPRDFLAALRQAAIKPAVIAEVKKASPSKGVIRENFDPVAIAKAYAAGGASCLSVLTDKQFFQGGFDVLVDVRDAVDLPLLCKDFILTPYQLYQARAAGADAALLIAAILTDQDLRYLAKVAATLGLTVLVEVHDSEELERILSLGGFPLIGINNRDLTSFETDLATTETLTAQFGARLQDQGALLVSESGLFLRSDLDRVQRAGAGAVLVGEALMRQDDVEAGLHTLIAG
- a CDS encoding superoxide dismutase — protein: MAHTLPQLPYSLDALEPHISRSTLEFHHGKHHNAYVTNLNKAIEGTELDGKSLEDVIAAVAGDASKAGVFNNAAQVWNHSFYWQCMKPGGGGQPSGALLEKINADFGSYDAFVEQFKTAGATQFGSGWAWLVLDNGTLKITKTANADLPLAHGQKALLTMDVWEHAYYLDYQNRRPDYMTTYLEKLVNWDFVAANLAAA